From the genome of Nakamurella flavida:
ACCCGGAATACATGCTCTCCGAGCTGCGTGACTCCATCGACGCCGGGAAGTTCCCCTCCTGGACGGTGATGGTCCAGATCATGCCGTTCGAAGACGCCCCGAACTACCGGTTCAACCCCTTCGACCTGACCAAGACCTGGTCGCAGAAGGACTACCCGAAGATCGAGGTCGGCCGGATGACGCTGAACCGGTGGCCGGACAACTACTTCGCCGAGACCGAGCAGTCCGCCTTCAACCCGGCGAACTTCGTGCCCGGTATCGGGCCCAGCCCGGACAAGATGCTGCAGGGCCGGCTCTTCGGCTACGGCGACGCCCACCGCTACCGCCTGGGGACGAACTACCACCAGGTGCCGGTGAACCACCCGCACGCCACGAAGGCCCGCACCTACGGCCGGGACGGTCTGACCCGCGTCGACGGCAACGGCGGCGCGTCGAAGAACTACGAGCCGAACTCGTTCGGCGGCCCGGTCCAGACGTCCGTCCCGACGTACGCGGGCGTTCCCGTGGACGGGCTGTCCGGCAGCTACCCGTGGACCCTGCACGAGCAGGACGACGACTTCACCCAGGCGGGCGAGCTGTACCGCCTGATGGACGAGCCGGCCCGCCAGCGTCTGGTCACCGCCATCGCCGGTTCGCTGTCCCGGGTCTCCAAGGAGGAGATCGTCTCCGGGTCGGTCGCGCACTTCGCCGCCGCCGATCCCGAGTACGGTGCCCGCGTCGAGGCCGCCGTGAAGAAGCTGCGCGCCCAGGGCGCCACCGCGGACGACCCGCAGAAGGAAGCCGCGACGATGGTCGTCTGACCGTCCGCTTCCTCGAACGACCACCACTGCCCGGCGGGAACCCCTTGCCGCCGGGCAGTGGTTCTTCTCTGCCACCCCCGGGCGACTGCAGAACCCGCTGGGGCCCTTCCCCGCCGGGGCCACCGGTCGCCCGACCGGGGGCCTACCCTGGACGCCGATGACCTACCTCGACCACGCCTCCACCACCCCCGTGCTGCCCGCGGTGATCACCGCGGTCGGTGCCGTGATGGCGCACCCCGGGAACCCCTCGTCGCTGCACGCGAGCGGACGACGGGCACGCCGATCGGTGGAGGAGGCGCGCGAGTCGTTCGCCGCGGCCCTCGGGGCCCGACCCAGTGAGGTCGTGTTCACCTCCGGCGGTACCGAATCCGACAACCTGGCCGTGACCGGGTTCTACCGGGCCCGGCGCGCCGAGGATCCGGCCCGCCGCCGCATCCTCGTCGCCCCGGTGGAGCACCACGCCGTGCTGGACGTCGTCGAGCACCTGGCGGACCCCCGCACGGGGGAGGGCGCCGAGATCGGGTGGCTGGAGGTCGACGACTACGGCCGGGTGCACGCCGACACCCTCGCCGCGGCCATCGCGGAGGATCCGTCCTCGGTCGCCCTGGTCTCCGTCATGTGGGCCAACAACGAGGTCGGCACGGTCAACCCGGTCCGCGAGCTGGCCGCGGTCGCGCACGCCCACGGCATCCCCTTCCACACCGACGCCGTGCAGGCCGTCGGCCAGCTGCCCGTCGACTTCGCCCGCAGCGGCGTGGACGCGATGACGGTCTCCGCGCACAAGTTCGGTGGCCCCGTCGGGGTCGGCGCCCTGGTCGTCCGGCGGGACGCCGCTCTCGTCCCCGTCGTCTTCGGCGGTGGCCAGGAGCGGGGGATCCGATCCGGCACCCTGGATGTCGCCGGCATCGTGGGCATGGCCACCGCGCTGGCCGAGGCGACCGGGCGGCAGCCCGAGCACGCGGCACGCCTGACCGATCTGCGGGACGCGCTCATCGCCGCGGTGCTGGAGCGGGTACCGGATGTCGCGGTGTCCGGCGATCCCGGTCAGTCGCTCGTCGACGGCGGGCCGTCACGCCTCCCCGGGAACGCGCACCTGCGGTTCGCCGGCTGCGAGAGCGATGCGCTGATGATGCTGCTGGACGCCCGCGGGATCGAGTGCTCGGCCGGGTCGGCGTGCACCGCGGGTGTCGCCCGGCCGTCGCACGTCCTGCTGGGCATGGGCGTGGAGCCGGCCGATGCCCGTGGGGCGCTGCGCTTCTCGCTCGGCCATTCCTCCACCGAGGCGGACGTGCGGGCGTTGGCCGAGGTGATCGCGCCGGTGGTCGAGCGGGCCCGACGGGCCGCCGTCGCCGGGGCGAGGCGGTCCTGATGCGGGTGCTGGCCGCGATGAGCGGCGGAGTCGACTCGGCGGTCGCCGCCGCACTGGCCGTGGACGCCGGGCACGAGGTCGTCGGGGTGCACATGGCGTTGTCCCGCAACCCCGGCACCCTGCGCACCGGGTCCCGCGGTTGCTGCACCGTCGAGGACGCGTTCGACGCCCGCCGGGTGTGCGACCTGCTCGACATCCCCTACTACGTCTGGGATCTCAGCGAGGACTTCCTCGAGGACGTGGTGTCGGACTTCCTCGCCGAGTACGCCGCCGGCCGCACCCCGAACCCCTGCCTGCGCTGCAACGAGAAGATCAAGTTCGCCGCGCTGCTGGACCGGGCCGTCGCGCTCGGCTTCGACGCGGTGGTCACCGGACACCACGTCCGGCTGGTGGACGGCGTGCTGCACCGGTCCGTCGACGCGGCCAAGGACCAGTCGTACGTGCTGGCCGTGCTGACGGCGGACCAGTTGGCGCACAGCATGTTCCCGCTCGGCGAGATGACCAAGGACGAGGTGCGGGCCGAGGCGGCCCGGCGCGGGTTCGCGGTGGCCGCCAAGCCGGACAGCTACGACATCTGCTTCATCCCCGACGGGGACACCCGCGGCTACCTGACCGACAAGCTCGGCGCCAGGGACGGGGCCCTGGTCGACGCGGAGACCGGGGTCGAGCTCGGGCGGCACTCCGGGACGTTCGGCTACACCATCGGGCAGCGCAAGGGACTGGGCCTGTACCGGCCCGCCCCGGACGGCCGCCCGCGGTACGTGCTGGGCATCGAACCGGTCTCCGGGACCGTCACCGTCGGGCCCGTCACCGGGTTGGACGTCTCGATGATCACCGCCGACCGGGTGGTGTTCTCCACCGGGCGGGCCCCGGAGTTCCCGCTGCGCACCCTCGCCCAGCTCCGGGCGCACGGTGGGACGGCGTCGGGTTCGGTCGACCTGGTCGACGGCCGGCTGCGGCTGTCGTTGGACGCGCCCCTCCGCGGCGTCGCCCCCGGGCAGACCGTCGTGCTGTACGACCCGAGCGGTGACTTCGTGATCGGTGCCGGAACGGTCGTGCACACGGGAGGATGAGGGCCATGACCCTCGACAGCACGTCCGCGATCACCGTGCCGGATCCGGCACAGGAGGGCGCCCCTGTCGTCCCGGCCGCCCCCTGGCACCTGGGTGCGGCCACCGGGGTCGGTTCCCTGCCCGGCGTCGACGCCGACGAGTCCGCCCGCGTCGTCGCCGGGGAGCTGCCGGTGCCGCACCTGGTCGAGCTCCCGGCCCGCGGCCCGGGGGCGGACATGGTCGGTCGGGCGGTCGGCGTGCTGGTCGACCTGTACGGCGAGGTGGTGCCGTCGGGATGGCGACTCAGTCGCCGACCCGGCCGGGACGTCCGGCGCGCCAAGGACTACCTCGCCTGGGACCTGGACGCCGCCGAGCAGCACTACGCCGGCGCGTCGACCGTGAAGATCCAGCTGTGCGGCCCCTGGACCCTCGCCGCGGCGATCGAGGTACCCAGCGGGAACCGGGCGCTCATCGACCAGGGGGCCGTGGACGATCTGGCCGCATCGCTGGCCGAGGGGCTCCGGGTGCACGTCGCCGAGCTGACCCGGCGCCTGCCGGGCACCCGGATCGTGGTCCAGCTCGACGAGCCGTCCCTGCCGGCCGTGCTGCTGGGTGCCCTGCCGACGGCCAGCGGCTTCGGCACCGTCCGGGCCGTCGAACGGGTCCGGGTGGCCGAGGTGCTGCAGGGGGTGTTCGACCACCTGCCCGGCGTGGCGACGGTGCTGCACTGCTGCCACGAACAACCGCCGATCCCGGTGATGCGGGCGTCCGGGGCGCAGGCGTTGTCCATCGATCTGCGGGCACTGGGCAGCGCGGCCGCCCGGCTGGACCCGGTGGGGGAGGCCGTCGAGGGTGGGACCGTCCTGCTGGCCGGCATCGTGCCGGCCTCCGCGGACGAGCTGCGTGCCGCGGCCACCGACCCACAGCGGGCCGGCCACGTGCCGGGAGCCCCTGCCGACACCGCCCTGCGGGCCGTCGCCCGGCCGTTGCTGGAGCTGTGGAACCGCCTCGGCTTCCCGCGGGATCTGCTCGCCAGCACCGTGGTGCCCACCCCGGTCTGCGGGCTCGTCGGCGCCACCGAGGAGTGGGCCGCCCGGGCCATGACGCTCAGCCGGGAGATGGTGCCCGTCCTGCAGGAGGCCCCGCAGGGTTGGTGACGCTGCCACCGCCCAGTGTTGCCCCGTCGTCAAGCTTGCAGGATTGCCTAGGGGTTCTGGGAGGAGGTGATGGTGGGAGGGGTACCCCTGACTTGAGGTGCCCGGAGTCCAGATCGATAGTTTAGTCAGATCTTGTAAACTGACGTAAACGTTGTAATCTACGTGCATGCGAGCGTTGAACAACCCCTACACGCCCAATGCCGGCGCGGAGCCACAGGCGGTGGTCGGTCGTGACGACCAACTCGCGTCCTTCGACCTCTTGCTTGCCAGGATCGAGCGGGGGCGAACTGAGCAATCGATGATCATCACGGGACTGAGGGGCGTCGGTAAAACCGTACTCCTGGGCCAGTTCCGAGGTAAGGCCCTAGCCCGTGACTGGGTGGTCGTGGAGTTGGAAGTCAGCAAGCATGACGACTCCGAGTTCCGTCGGGATCTGTCAGGGCGTCTCCGCACCGCTCTCTTCGAGCTGTCTCCCAAGGCGCGGTGGACCGATCGATTCAGGCATGCCGCCGCCGTCCTGAAATCGTTCACGGTAAGTGTCGACCCGACTGGTGTGGTCTCGGCAGGGTTGGATGTCGATGCCGCGGAAGGATTCGCTGATCACGCGAATTTGGCCATGGACCTTACGGACGTCTTCCTGGCGATTGGACAGGCGGCTTCGGAGTGCGGGCGCGGAGTCGTGCTTCTTTTCGACGAGGTGCAATTTCTGAGCAAAGTCCAATTGGAGGCGCTGATCGAAGCGCTGCACAAGATGGTGCAAAGGAAACTACCCGTCACTCTGGTGGGCGCCGGCCTGCCGCAAATCGCTGAACTGGCAGGCGATGCCAAATCTTACGCAGAAAGGCTGCTGAAATTCCCCGCTATCGACAACCTGCCACCCGGCGACGCCCGCGTGGCGTTGTCGCGGCCGGCTGAGGAAGAGCGGGTCAGGTTTTCCGAAGAGGCTCTGGCCGAGGCTGTCTCGATCACAGGGGGGTATCCCTACTTCATCCAGGAGCTGGGCTATGCAGTGTGGACAGTTGCCAGTGAGTCGACCATCGGTATCGACGACGTGCGAGCGGCCCTCCCCGCATACGAGGCCAAACTCGACACCTCCTTCTTCCGTGTCCGTCTGGATCGTGCCACGGATCTCCAGCGCGCCTACTTACGTGCAATGGCGCAACTGGGGCCACAGGCTCAGAAGGCGTCCGACGTGGCGCAGGTCATGGGTCGTTCGTCGCAGAACCTGGGACCCACGCGCGCAGAACTGATCAATATGGGTCTGCTATTCACACCGGAATACGGGTATGCGGCCTTTACCGTTCCCCACTTCGACCAGTTCATGATGCGCGCAGTTCCCCATCTGGTCGTTCCCGAAATCGGGCGACGACGGCGACCCGGTACGGCTTCGTAGTCAGCCGAACGAGCAGGAGTGGGCGCGGGCGAGCGAAGGTCTCAGGCGTGTCCGAGCAGGCGTTCGACCTCGATGAGCAGCGCCACCCGGTTCGGGTTCTCGCGCGGCACCCGGTATCTCGCCGAGTACCTCTCGACGGCGTCGGCGATCTCCGCCGGGTCCCGGCTCACCCGCACCGGACCCTCCAGGGAGAGCCAGCGGCGACCGTCGACCTGACCGACCGCGGCGCGCGGCGACGCACCGCCGGTACCCGGGCGCTCGGCATTACGGACCTTGGCCGAGCCGTCGTTGGTGATCACCCGGGCCAGCCCGGTGGCGGGGTCGTAGGTGAATCCCACCGCCACCACGTGGGGGGAGCCGTCCGCCCGCAGGGTCGTCAGCGTGGCCAGGTGCCGTTCGACGAGGAAGTCGACCACCGCGGCGGGCGGGTCCAGGGGCGGGAACGACACGGGTGACCTCCGGAGGCGCGGGCACCGGCGGCCGCGGGGAGCGGCCGCCGGTGATCGGTCAGCTGTGGCTGGCGGCGGTGCGCAGCGGGGCCAGGGCGGCCTCGACGCGGACCAGTTCGTCCAGCATGGCATCGGCGGCCTCGTCGTTGGCCTGGGTGGCCACGAACTCCCCGTCGACGACCTGCGGGAACGGGTTGGCCAGGGTGACGGCCTCCGGGATGGCGTGCAGCTTGAGCGCGGCGGCGATCTGCTTGATCATCTGGGCGGCCCGGGTGCCGGCCGAGATGCCGCCGTAGCTGACGATGCCCAGCGGCTTGTGGGCCCACTCGGCGACGAGGTAGTCCAGGGCATTCTTCAACGGCGCGGTGAGGCCGTGGTTGTACTCGGGGGTGACGAAGACGAACGCGTCCGCGTCGTCGACCTGGGCCGACCAGGCGCGGGTGTGGTCGTGCTGGTAATCGCGGGCCCGGGGGTGGTTCGGCTCGTCGAAGAACGGCAGCGCGATCTCGGCCAGGTCCAGCACCTCGACGCGGTCGAAGCCGCCGTGCTGCTGGGCGCGGCCGGTGATCCAGGTGCCGATGGGCAGGCCGATGCGGCCCGGGCGGGTCGAGGCGATGACGATCTTGAGGGTCGACATGGGTGTGCTGTCTCCTGGGGCGTGGGACGGGAGCGGCGCGACGTCGGGCCGACGGGGGCGGGTGGCCACCCGAGGATCTAGGTGACAGATCAACGGTACGCCGCGGGTTCGGGCGGGGCCGGTCGCGGTGGTTCACCTCTCATCTCCGCCGAGGGCGCTGTCGGGGTCGGGTTCTACGCTGGGTCGGTGCCGTCGACCCCCGCAGAACCCGAAAAATCCGGCCCCGTGGATTCGGGCCCCGGAGAGGCTGCCCCGGGCAGCGCCGGCCAGGCCCTGGCCGGCGTGCCGACGGTCGACGCCCCGCCCGAGGCCGCGGCCCGCCATCGCGAGGTGAGCGAGCAGATCACCGCGGCCCAGTTCCGGTACTACGTGCTGGATTCCCCGACGATGACCGACGG
Proteins encoded in this window:
- a CDS encoding NADPH-dependent FMN reductase; this translates as MSTLKIVIASTRPGRIGLPIGTWITGRAQQHGGFDRVEVLDLAEIALPFFDEPNHPRARDYQHDHTRAWSAQVDDADAFVFVTPEYNHGLTAPLKNALDYLVAEWAHKPLGIVSYGGISAGTRAAQMIKQIAAALKLHAIPEAVTLANPFPQVVDGEFVATQANDEAADAMLDELVRVEAALAPLRTAASHS
- the mnmA gene encoding tRNA 2-thiouridine(34) synthase MnmA yields the protein MRVLAAMSGGVDSAVAAALAVDAGHEVVGVHMALSRNPGTLRTGSRGCCTVEDAFDARRVCDLLDIPYYVWDLSEDFLEDVVSDFLAEYAAGRTPNPCLRCNEKIKFAALLDRAVALGFDAVVTGHHVRLVDGVLHRSVDAAKDQSYVLAVLTADQLAHSMFPLGEMTKDEVRAEAARRGFAVAAKPDSYDICFIPDGDTRGYLTDKLGARDGALVDAETGVELGRHSGTFGYTIGQRKGLGLYRPAPDGRPRYVLGIEPVSGTVTVGPVTGLDVSMITADRVVFSTGRAPEFPLRTLAQLRAHGGTASGSVDLVDGRLRLSLDAPLRGVAPGQTVVLYDPSGDFVIGAGTVVHTGG
- a CDS encoding ATP-binding protein, with the translated sequence MRALNNPYTPNAGAEPQAVVGRDDQLASFDLLLARIERGRTEQSMIITGLRGVGKTVLLGQFRGKALARDWVVVELEVSKHDDSEFRRDLSGRLRTALFELSPKARWTDRFRHAAAVLKSFTVSVDPTGVVSAGLDVDAAEGFADHANLAMDLTDVFLAIGQAASECGRGVVLLFDEVQFLSKVQLEALIEALHKMVQRKLPVTLVGAGLPQIAELAGDAKSYAERLLKFPAIDNLPPGDARVALSRPAEEERVRFSEEALAEAVSITGGYPYFIQELGYAVWTVASESTIGIDDVRAALPAYEAKLDTSFFRVRLDRATDLQRAYLRAMAQLGPQAQKASDVAQVMGRSSQNLGPTRAELINMGLLFTPEYGYAAFTVPHFDQFMMRAVPHLVVPEIGRRRRPGTAS
- a CDS encoding catalase, producing the protein MVTQDTTTHPANPTLTTADGAPVANNQNSQTAGPNGPILMQDHHLIEKLAHFNRERVPERVVHAVGIGAGGVFEVTNDVSQYTCAAFLSEVGKKTEVFTRFSTVAGAQGAPDSARDPRGFSVKFYTEEGNYDLVGNNTPIFFIRDPLKFPDFIHTQKPDPRTKVQEPDNVWDFFALSPELTHQFTWLFGDRGRPKSLQNMDGFGSHTFQWVNAEGKGVWVKYHFKTDQGIECLSDDDLLDVTGGNPEYMLSELRDSIDAGKFPSWTVMVQIMPFEDAPNYRFNPFDLTKTWSQKDYPKIEVGRMTLNRWPDNYFAETEQSAFNPANFVPGIGPSPDKMLQGRLFGYGDAHRYRLGTNYHQVPVNHPHATKARTYGRDGLTRVDGNGGASKNYEPNSFGGPVQTSVPTYAGVPVDGLSGSYPWTLHEQDDDFTQAGELYRLMDEPARQRLVTAIAGSLSRVSKEEIVSGSVAHFAAADPEYGARVEAAVKKLRAQGATADDPQKEAATMVV
- a CDS encoding methionine synthase — its product is MTLDSTSAITVPDPAQEGAPVVPAAPWHLGAATGVGSLPGVDADESARVVAGELPVPHLVELPARGPGADMVGRAVGVLVDLYGEVVPSGWRLSRRPGRDVRRAKDYLAWDLDAAEQHYAGASTVKIQLCGPWTLAAAIEVPSGNRALIDQGAVDDLAASLAEGLRVHVAELTRRLPGTRIVVQLDEPSLPAVLLGALPTASGFGTVRAVERVRVAEVLQGVFDHLPGVATVLHCCHEQPPIPVMRASGAQALSIDLRALGSAAARLDPVGEAVEGGTVLLAGIVPASADELRAAATDPQRAGHVPGAPADTALRAVARPLLELWNRLGFPRDLLASTVVPTPVCGLVGATEEWAARAMTLSREMVPVLQEAPQGW
- a CDS encoding cysteine desulfurase family protein yields the protein MTYLDHASTTPVLPAVITAVGAVMAHPGNPSSLHASGRRARRSVEEARESFAAALGARPSEVVFTSGGTESDNLAVTGFYRARRAEDPARRRILVAPVEHHAVLDVVEHLADPRTGEGAEIGWLEVDDYGRVHADTLAAAIAEDPSSVALVSVMWANNEVGTVNPVRELAAVAHAHGIPFHTDAVQAVGQLPVDFARSGVDAMTVSAHKFGGPVGVGALVVRRDAALVPVVFGGGQERGIRSGTLDVAGIVGMATALAEATGRQPEHAARLTDLRDALIAAVLERVPDVAVSGDPGQSLVDGGPSRLPGNAHLRFAGCESDALMMLLDARGIECSAGSACTAGVARPSHVLLGMGVEPADARGALRFSLGHSSTEADVRALAEVIAPVVERARRAAVAGARRS
- a CDS encoding pyridoxamine 5'-phosphate oxidase family protein, whose translation is MSFPPLDPPAAVVDFLVERHLATLTTLRADGSPHVVAVGFTYDPATGLARVITNDGSAKVRNAERPGTGGASPRAAVGQVDGRRWLSLEGPVRVSRDPAEIADAVERYSARYRVPRENPNRVALLIEVERLLGHA